GGTCTCTGCAATAAGATAGGGTTCCATACCCATATCCATTAAACGAATAACGGTATGGGCAGAATCCTTTGCGTGCAAAGTGCTGAAGATCAGGCACCCGGCCAATGAAGCCCGCAAAGAAATCTGGGCTGTTTCCGCGTCTCTGATCTCTCCGATCATAACAACCTCTGAATCCTGGCGCAGAATAGCCCTCAGCCCGCTGGAAAATGTCATCCCGAATTCGCTGTCAACCTGAGTCTGGCTAACACCTGAAAATTTAGACTCTACCGGATCTTCAATAGTATAAAAACTCTTTTCCCGCGTCTGGATCTTGTTTAATGTTGAATATAAAGTAGTCGTCTTACCACAGCCCACCGGACCGGTAATCAAGATAAGGCCCTGGGGCCTTGAAACAAACGATCTATATATATCCAGTCCTTCTTCGGACATCCCCAGCTCTTCTAACTTTCTGACGTATTTTTCCTTGTCTATAATCCTCAGGACGATTTTTTCCCCGATGATCGTCGGCAGGCTCGAAACCCGCAGATCCAGGTTTTTTTCCCCGAACTTGAAATTAAACCGGCCATCCTGGCCCTTACGCTTCTGGCTGGGGTCCATATCACTAGCTACCTTGAGCGCGTTTATTACTGACTCCGGCCCACTGCTCAGGTTTTCTATTTTGCCTATATCTTTCAAGATTCCGTTGATCCTGTACCTCACCGAAATCCACTTTCCGGAAGGATCTCTGTCCGGCTCAAAATGAACATCAGTAGCTCCCATCTCGATCGCCCGGCTGATAATCGACTGGGCTATTTGCCATGCGCTTTCTTCCGGTTTATCTTTTTGTTTATTGATTCTCATCCCATTCACCCCTTCTTAATTAGACCATAAGCCTCTTTGGCCGCCATTACATTCTGTTTTGTTTTTATAAAAACGTACTCCTCTATAGAACCTATGATCGAATAGATCCTTACCTCCGGGCTTATCCCTGCAAAGGCACCTAAAACAGCGGTATTGACAATCGGTGAAGCAGGACTGCCCAGGCCATATTTCAAGGCAACTGTCTGGGCGTCTACGGTAAATACTTTATCATTGGATAAACCGAATTTAAACCAAGAAGGGCTGTGTTCCGAGTTAATTAAAATTACGCTGTTCTTTTTCATGCCCCGGGTTATGTCTACTGTTTTAAGCAAACCGGGATCAAGGACAATTACGCAATCCGGCTGATAAATCTGTGATCTTATTCTTATTTCCCTGGAGGCAATACGGGTAAAAGCGGTTACCGGCGCCCCCCTTCTTTCTACTCCAAAAAAAGGGAATGCCTGGACATTCCTGCCTTCCTTAAATGCCGCTAATGCCAGAATGCGGGAGGCAATAACCGCTCCCTGTCCGCCCCTGCCATGAAACCTAATTTCTGTCATCTTCCCTGTTCCCTTTATATCACAAATACCAGTTAATATCAGTGGAATTCAGGCCGCTTTAGAAACCATCAGTACGGCATCCTGCAGCCTTTTAATCGTCTTTTCCTTTCCGAGCAGAGAAACCACCTCAAACAACCCCGGGGTCACTGTCCGTCCGCTGAGAGCCGCCCTTACCGGATGAATCAGTAAAGTGCTGGGTATATTTAAATCCTTGATCAAAGACCGGCAGAGTTTTTCAATGCTTTCAGGAGTAAAATTTTCCAAAGATCTCAGTCTTTTTATTAATTCCTTAAAAATAAGCGGGGTTTTTTTATCCTCGGTGATTTTTTCCCTGGCATCTTTGCTATACCTGAGTTTTTTCAGAAAAAAATAATCAGTCTGCTCTTTTATCTCAAGCAAGGTCTTTATCCTGCCCTGAAAAAGCTTGATCAGTTCCTTATTTTCCTCTCCCAAAAAAGGAGACGTCAGACGAACCAGTTCTTCGGTGCCAAGCTTCTTGATGTACTGGCTGTTTATCCAGTCCAACTTGTCCGGGTTAAATATTGCGCTGGTCTTAACTACTTTTTCCAGCGAAAATTTGCTGACCAGTCCATCCCGGTCTATTATTTCCTGATTTTTACCCGGCGACCAGCCCATCAGGGCCAGAAAATTGACCAACGCATCGGAAAGATAGCCTTGTTCACGATAATAATTCACGGCTGTGGCCCCCTCCCTCTTAGAAAGCCTCAGTTTGTGCGCGCCCATGATCAGGGGAATATGGGCAAACTCCGGGGTTTCAAAATTAAGCGCGTGATAAAGGACTGTTTGCTTGGGAGTATTGGAGATATGGTCATCACCTCTTATCACATGAGTAATTTTCATATCATAATCATCTACTACACAGGCAAAATTATAAGTAGGATAACCGTCTGATTTCTGGATGACAAAATCTTTCAGGAGCCTGTTGTCAAATTCAATTTTACCGTGCACCAGGTCATTTATTTTTACCTGTTCGGCCGGAACCTTAAACATAATCGCATCCTGGCCATTAACACGATAAGCCTTTTTATCTTTTAGCAGCTGCCGGCTGTATTTCCTGTACAAATCCAGGCGCTGGGCCTGAAAACAAGGGCCTTCATCCCAGTCAAGCCCTAACCAACGCAGGCTCTCTAAAATTTCATCCAGAAATGCCTTATTAGAACGCTGGCGGTCTGTATCCTCTATCCGTAAGATAAAACTTCCCTTGTTGTGCCTGGCAAATAGCCAGTTAAAAAGAGCGGTTCTTACGCCTCCGATGTGAAGATGTCCGGTTGGACTGGGAGCAAACCTGACCCTGACCGGCTGACTCATATAATTCCCTTTCGTTTTGCGTCGTGCGTCATGCGTATTGCGACTCCGTCATTGCGAGGTGCCGAAGGCGCCGAAGCAATCTAATGAAAATAGAGATTGCTTCGCTTGCTACGCTCGCTCGCAATGACAAACGCAGTATGCACAACGTATAACGCATAACGCACGACGAACCTATAGTATCTTTTTGGCCGCTTCTACAATGCCTGCAGCCGAAAGACCGTATTTATCAAGCAAAAGCTCCCGAGGGCTCTGCTCTATGAACGAATCAGGTAATGTAAGCCTTTCAACCTTAATATCTGTTTTACCTTTTTTTGCCAGAAACTCCAGAATAAGGCTGCCAAAACCATTCCGGCCAATATGTTCTTCAACCGTAATTAAAGTTTTAATTTTGCGGCTTAATAATTTTTCCAGTAAAGCCTCGTCTAACGGCCTGATAAAACGGGCATTGACTACCGTAGTTTCAATGCCCTGATTACTTAACTTTTCAGCAGCTTCTAAGGCAGGATAAACCATACTGCCTATAGCTACGATAGCTATTTTACCGCCTGTTCTCATAATTTCAGCCTGGCCGATGGGAATAATCCGATAGTTTTTATCAATCTCGATTTCTCTGCCCTTGGTCTTGGGGTATCTGAGGGCTATCGGCCCGGAATGGGAAAAAGCGGTAAACAACATATCTTTCAGCTCTTTTTCATCCTTTGGCGCCATCAATACCAGGTTAGGAATGTGTCCAAGATAGGCAATATCAAAAACTCCATGATGAGTAGGCCCATCCTCACCCACTATTCCTGCCCGGTCAACAGCAAATATAACATTCAGATTCTGCAGGCAGACATCATGGATTATCTGGTCATAAGCCCGCTGCAAGAATGTGGAATAAACAGCTATCATCGGTTTAAGGCCGCCTTTAGCCAGGCCGGCGGCAAAAGCAACTGCATGCTGTTCGGCTATACCCACATCAAAAAATCTTTCCGGAAAATCCCTGACAAATTCTATCAAACCTGAACCCGCTGTCATAGCCGGGGTAATTACTACCAGTTTTTTATCTATAGAGGCCAGTTCCCGCAAAGTCCGGCCAAAAACCTCCGCATAGGTAACATTAAATAATTCCTTTGGTTTTGAGACACCGGTTTTAATATCAAACGGCTTAGCGCTGTGAAACCTGACCGGATATTGTTCAGCCCACTTGTAACCTCTGCCTTTTTTCGTAACCAAATGAATCAAAACCGGGTCGTTCATCTGTATTATATTCTTTAAGGTGCGGACTATCAATGCGATATTATGTCCGTCGATCGGCCCGAAATAACGAAACCCCATTTCCTCAAAGAATCTGCCGGGAATAAGAAGCCCTTTCAGGCTTTCCTCCAATCTCTTAACTGTAGTTAACATCCCCGACCCAAGCCGGGGAATCTTCTTTATCAGGGTCTGTAAATCTTTACGAACACGGTTGTATATGGGGTTGGTAATTATTTCGTTCAGGTATTTACTCAATGCCCCTACGCTGCGAGAAATAGCCATTTCATTGCTGTTTAAGACAACTATCATTTTCTTACCAAGCTGGCCGGCATGATTTAAGGCCTCAAAGGCCATACCGCCGGTAAGCGCGCCGTCACCAATAACAGCTATCACGTTTCTCTTTTCAGAAGCCAAATCCTTAGCCGCTGCTAAACCCAAAGCCTGTGAAATAGAAGTAGAGGCGTGACCGACAGTAAATAAGTCATGAGGGCTCTCATCTTTATTGGGAAAACCGCTTATTCCTCCAGACTGGCGCAGTGATGGAAATCTTTTTTTTCTGCCGGTTAAGATTTTGTGGCTATAGGCCTGATGCCCCACATCCCAGACTATAGCATCTTGAGGGGAATCAAAAACATAGTGAAGAGCTACGGTTAATTCAACCGCGCCCAGGCTCGAGGCCAGATGCCCTCCGGCCCGGGAAACCACCCTGATCATCTCTTCCCGAATCTCCTCAGCCAGCTGGGGAAGCTGTTTAAGCCGCAGTTTCTTTAAATCAGACGGGCTGTCTATTTTATCTAAAAGTTTATCCATCTTATTATATTGTTAAATTGTTAAATGGTTAAATTGTTAAGATAGAGATTTGTATTCTAAATTTTAAAACACAAAATTTTTTACATCAACAATTTAACAGTTTATCAGTTTAGTGAGGTAGTTATCGATCGCCCGGGCCGCGCGTTTACCCATGCCCATGGCTTCAATTACCGTGGCAGCGCCGGTAACAATAT
The sequence above is drawn from the Candidatus Omnitrophota bacterium genome and encodes:
- a CDS encoding GspE/PulE family protein, whose product is MRINKQKDKPEESAWQIAQSIISRAIEMGATDVHFEPDRDPSGKWISVRYRINGILKDIGKIENLSSGPESVINALKVASDMDPSQKRKGQDGRFNFKFGEKNLDLRVSSLPTIIGEKIVLRIIDKEKYVRKLEELGMSEEGLDIYRSFVSRPQGLILITGPVGCGKTTTLYSTLNKIQTREKSFYTIEDPVESKFSGVSQTQVDSEFGMTFSSGLRAILRQDSEVVMIGEIRDAETAQISLRASLAGCLIFSTLHAKDSAHTVIRLMDMGMEPYLIAETLSCIVAQRLVRLTCDLCKGKGCQYCNNSGFRRRTGIFEIMKVSETIKTLISKQASAEEINNVALAEGMVTLRDAGNRLVTKGLTLPSEIYRVLASEEE
- a CDS encoding 2-oxoacid:acceptor oxidoreductase family protein: MTEIRFHGRGGQGAVIASRILALAAFKEGRNVQAFPFFGVERRGAPVTAFTRIASREIRIRSQIYQPDCVIVLDPGLLKTVDITRGMKKNSVILINSEHSPSWFKFGLSNDKVFTVDAQTVALKYGLGSPASPIVNTAVLGAFAGISPEVRIYSIIGSIEEYVFIKTKQNVMAAKEAYGLIKKG
- the gltX gene encoding glutamate--tRNA ligase, whose amino-acid sequence is MSQPVRVRFAPSPTGHLHIGGVRTALFNWLFARHNKGSFILRIEDTDRQRSNKAFLDEILESLRWLGLDWDEGPCFQAQRLDLYRKYSRQLLKDKKAYRVNGQDAIMFKVPAEQVKINDLVHGKIEFDNRLLKDFVIQKSDGYPTYNFACVVDDYDMKITHVIRGDDHISNTPKQTVLYHALNFETPEFAHIPLIMGAHKLRLSKREGATAVNYYREQGYLSDALVNFLALMGWSPGKNQEIIDRDGLVSKFSLEKVVKTSAIFNPDKLDWINSQYIKKLGTEELVRLTSPFLGEENKELIKLFQGRIKTLLEIKEQTDYFFLKKLRYSKDAREKITEDKKTPLIFKELIKRLRSLENFTPESIEKLCRSLIKDLNIPSTLLIHPVRAALSGRTVTPGLFEVVSLLGKEKTIKRLQDAVLMVSKAA
- the dxs gene encoding 1-deoxy-D-xylulose-5-phosphate synthase, whose translation is MDKLLDKIDSPSDLKKLRLKQLPQLAEEIREEMIRVVSRAGGHLASSLGAVELTVALHYVFDSPQDAIVWDVGHQAYSHKILTGRKKRFPSLRQSGGISGFPNKDESPHDLFTVGHASTSISQALGLAAAKDLASEKRNVIAVIGDGALTGGMAFEALNHAGQLGKKMIVVLNSNEMAISRSVGALSKYLNEIITNPIYNRVRKDLQTLIKKIPRLGSGMLTTVKRLEESLKGLLIPGRFFEEMGFRYFGPIDGHNIALIVRTLKNIIQMNDPVLIHLVTKKGRGYKWAEQYPVRFHSAKPFDIKTGVSKPKELFNVTYAEVFGRTLRELASIDKKLVVITPAMTAGSGLIEFVRDFPERFFDVGIAEQHAVAFAAGLAKGGLKPMIAVYSTFLQRAYDQIIHDVCLQNLNVIFAVDRAGIVGEDGPTHHGVFDIAYLGHIPNLVLMAPKDEKELKDMLFTAFSHSGPIALRYPKTKGREIEIDKNYRIIPIGQAEIMRTGGKIAIVAIGSMVYPALEAAEKLSNQGIETTVVNARFIRPLDEALLEKLLSRKIKTLITVEEHIGRNGFGSLILEFLAKKGKTDIKVERLTLPDSFIEQSPRELLLDKYGLSAAGIVEAAKKIL